From Hartmannibacter diazotrophicus, a single genomic window includes:
- a CDS encoding response regulator — MRCDAALQQASRANSCDELDRQNCLQAFRNNELSCPLAAPYLCRQPITQCQPFAQAGVKGMMTTFEPQAARLPSCDEPCHILIVEDDVDDMKLLQNAFATAAPRCNVRVRCHGVANGFEAINFMTWHDVVDDLPDFIVLDLNMPVIDGIGFLRTLRNSLEFGGIRVIVLTTSNEEDVHRQALEAGADEVCVKPDTRRELIEIAGRMIGVSCGTRSSLKNDDEIGIPVQASSAQPLGHVPFQPVRAGAAGQRSVIELQALKLRDGIEEAEFLAAVNAATEFLKTCPGFIRRRLARGAADEWVDYLEWASSGDAREAARRGRHAAGMKAFLSVVEETSPAGPKLLVPSTMN; from the coding sequence GTGCGTTGCGATGCTGCCTTGCAGCAGGCTTCGCGCGCCAATTCCTGCGACGAACTGGACCGTCAAAATTGCTTGCAAGCCTTTCGCAATAATGAGCTATCATGCCCCCTTGCGGCGCCATACTTGTGCCGCCAACCTATAACACAGTGCCAACCATTCGCGCAGGCCGGGGTGAAAGGCATGATGACAACGTTCGAACCGCAAGCGGCGCGTCTGCCCAGTTGCGACGAGCCGTGCCACATCTTGATCGTCGAGGATGACGTCGACGACATGAAGCTTCTGCAAAATGCATTCGCGACCGCCGCGCCGCGCTGCAATGTGCGCGTGCGCTGTCATGGCGTCGCCAATGGATTTGAAGCCATCAACTTCATGACGTGGCATGACGTCGTCGATGACCTTCCCGATTTCATCGTCCTCGACCTCAACATGCCGGTGATCGATGGCATCGGTTTCCTGAGGACCTTGCGCAATTCGCTCGAGTTCGGCGGCATTCGCGTCATCGTTCTGACGACCTCGAACGAGGAAGACGTGCACAGGCAGGCTCTGGAAGCCGGGGCGGACGAGGTCTGCGTCAAGCCGGACACGCGCCGCGAGCTGATCGAGATCGCCGGCCGCATGATCGGCGTCAGTTGCGGAACGCGGAGCAGCCTGAAGAACGACGACGAAATCGGGATACCCGTTCAGGCCTCGTCGGCGCAGCCGCTGGGTCACGTGCCGTTCCAGCCGGTTCGAGCCGGTGCAGCCGGCCAGCGTAGCGTGATCGAGCTTCAGGCCCTGAAGCTGCGGGACGGCATCGAGGAGGCCGAGTTCCTGGCTGCTGTCAATGCGGCGACGGAATTCCTCAAGACCTGTCCGGGGTTCATCCGGCGGCGGCTTGCGCGCGGCGCGGCCGACGAATGGGTCGATTATCTGGAATGGGCCAGCTCGGGCGATGCCCGGGAAGCGGCGCGCCGCGGCCGGCATGCCGCGGGCATGAAGGCCTTCCTGTCCGTGGTCGAGGAAACCTCGCCCGCCGGCCCCAAGCTGTTGGTGCCGTCGACCATGAACTGA
- a CDS encoding efflux RND transporter permease subunit, which translates to MSERSAAFTALFVRRPVLALVINALIVVAGLAAFNGIEIRELPNIDRPIVTITTTYDGAAPETIDTEVTSVIEGAVARVAGVASISSSSQSGRSRVTAEFGDNVDIETAANDLRGAVDRVRNTLPDDADDPQVVKSDADSDPIMRVAILSDTMSIENLTTLVDDRITDRLSAVDGVADVQAYGDREAIFRVDVDEAALAARGLTLADLVTTLSSVTFDAPAGSLRTGDQALIVRADARVITAEAMGDLLVDASTRVRDIAYVSRGPDINSTQLRVNGRVGIGLGIIRASGSNTIDISNNVRQAVADLQATMPKGVEIRVTSDDATFINGALHEVEIALGLGIAVVVLVIYLFLADARATLIPAVTIPVSLIGTLAAIWLVGFSINILTLLALVLATGIVVDDAIVVLENIVRQRHLGLKSRAAAVVGTQEVFFAVLATTATLAAVFVPISFLPGQAGGLFREFGFVLAMAVAISSITALTFAPMLAAYVLPESSSGHGEGNLLGRALNAVGAVLARIYFAILRAALALPLVVIVLCLLFGAVAYVSFKALPQELTPSEDRGVILMRVSAPQGVSIDYMSRQMDQINAILKPYRDSGEAQAVLTIAGRGTQLNSGFVVMTLADWAERERGQQAIAREINAKLAKLPGMRAFAFSPNSLGIRGGGQGLRVGILGPTYEGLQEEAGKMIAAMNANPAFDGPRLDTDPTQPQLSIDINRERVKDLGISLDDLQIALQAVLDGRKIAEVNVAGDAVPVKLMSTANPVNDPKDLENLFLRSGDGRMVPMSSVATIRENASAPELDREEQTRAVTITSNLGNGVAMQGALDTARQIAATTLAPGYRLIPLGEAATLEETSSGLSKTFGFAIAIVLLVLAAQFESFVSALIIIATVPFGLAAAVFAILLTGGTINLYSQIGLVMLVGIMAKNGILVVEFANQLRDQGMSVREAIEEACRVRLRPVMMTMIATIVGAVPLVLAFGAGAEARVALGWVLVGGLGFATVFTLFLTPVMFLLLARFSKPRATGEQRLASELAEAATLSSKPPREPEPPAAGLAT; encoded by the coding sequence ATGTCGGAACGCAGCGCCGCCTTCACCGCCCTTTTCGTCCGGCGCCCGGTTCTGGCGCTTGTTATCAACGCGCTCATCGTCGTTGCCGGCCTCGCGGCCTTCAACGGCATCGAAATTCGCGAGCTGCCGAATATCGACCGGCCGATCGTCACCATCACGACGACCTATGACGGCGCAGCGCCGGAGACGATCGATACCGAGGTGACGTCGGTCATTGAGGGGGCTGTCGCCCGCGTCGCGGGGGTCGCGTCGATTTCCTCGTCATCGCAGTCCGGCCGCTCGCGCGTGACCGCGGAATTCGGTGACAATGTCGACATCGAAACGGCCGCAAACGACCTGCGCGGCGCCGTTGACCGGGTGCGCAATACCCTGCCCGACGATGCCGACGATCCGCAGGTGGTCAAGTCCGACGCCGACAGCGATCCGATCATGCGCGTCGCCATCCTTTCCGACACGATGTCGATCGAAAATCTCACCACCCTCGTCGACGACCGGATCACGGACCGCCTTTCCGCCGTCGACGGCGTCGCCGATGTCCAGGCCTATGGCGACCGGGAGGCGATCTTCCGCGTCGACGTGGACGAAGCGGCGCTGGCGGCGAGGGGGCTGACGCTTGCCGACCTCGTCACGACACTCAGCTCCGTCACCTTCGACGCACCGGCCGGATCGCTGAGGACCGGCGACCAGGCGCTGATCGTGCGCGCGGATGCCCGCGTCATCACAGCCGAAGCCATGGGCGACCTTCTGGTCGACGCCTCGACGCGGGTCCGCGACATCGCCTACGTCAGCCGCGGCCCGGACATCAACTCGACCCAGCTCAGGGTCAACGGACGGGTCGGCATCGGCCTTGGCATCATTCGCGCCTCGGGCTCCAACACGATCGACATCTCCAACAACGTGCGCCAGGCGGTTGCCGACCTGCAGGCGACCATGCCGAAGGGCGTCGAAATCCGGGTCACCAGCGACGACGCGACCTTCATCAACGGCGCGCTGCACGAGGTGGAGATCGCCCTCGGGCTCGGCATCGCGGTTGTCGTGCTGGTGATCTATCTCTTCCTTGCCGACGCGCGTGCGACCTTGATCCCGGCCGTCACCATTCCCGTCTCGCTGATCGGCACGCTGGCGGCGATCTGGCTTGTCGGCTTCTCGATCAACATCCTGACATTGCTCGCGCTGGTGCTGGCGACCGGCATCGTCGTCGACGACGCCATCGTCGTTCTCGAAAACATCGTCCGCCAGCGCCATCTCGGCCTCAAGTCCCGGGCGGCGGCCGTGGTCGGAACTCAGGAGGTCTTCTTCGCCGTGCTGGCGACGACGGCAACGCTTGCCGCCGTCTTCGTGCCGATTTCCTTCCTGCCCGGACAGGCCGGCGGTCTCTTCCGCGAATTCGGCTTCGTGCTGGCGATGGCGGTGGCGATTTCGTCGATCACGGCCCTCACCTTCGCGCCGATGCTCGCGGCCTATGTCCTGCCGGAAAGCAGCAGCGGGCATGGCGAAGGCAACCTTCTGGGCCGTGCCCTCAACGCGGTTGGCGCCGTGCTGGCCCGCATCTATTTCGCGATCCTGCGGGCAGCGCTCGCCTTGCCGCTTGTCGTGATCGTCCTCTGCCTTCTCTTCGGCGCGGTCGCCTATGTCAGCTTCAAGGCACTGCCGCAGGAACTGACGCCCTCGGAAGACCGCGGCGTGATCCTGATGCGAGTCAGCGCGCCGCAGGGCGTTTCCATCGACTACATGTCGCGGCAGATGGACCAGATCAACGCCATCCTGAAGCCCTACCGCGACAGCGGCGAGGCCCAGGCCGTGCTGACGATCGCCGGGCGCGGGACCCAGCTCAACTCCGGCTTCGTGGTCATGACGCTTGCCGACTGGGCCGAACGCGAACGCGGCCAGCAGGCGATCGCCCGCGAGATCAACGCCAAGCTCGCCAAGCTGCCGGGCATGCGGGCCTTCGCCTTCTCGCCCAACAGCCTCGGCATCCGGGGCGGCGGCCAGGGCCTCAGGGTCGGCATCCTCGGCCCGACCTATGAAGGCCTGCAGGAAGAGGCAGGCAAGATGATCGCGGCGATGAACGCCAATCCGGCGTTCGACGGGCCCCGCCTCGACACCGATCCGACCCAGCCGCAGCTTTCGATCGATATCAACCGCGAGCGGGTGAAGGATCTCGGAATCTCGCTCGACGACCTGCAGATCGCACTTCAGGCCGTGCTCGACGGGCGCAAGATCGCCGAGGTGAATGTCGCCGGCGACGCGGTGCCGGTGAAGCTGATGTCGACGGCCAATCCGGTCAACGACCCCAAGGATCTGGAAAACCTCTTCCTGCGCTCCGGCGACGGCCGCATGGTGCCGATGAGCTCCGTCGCGACGATCCGCGAGAACGCCTCGGCCCCCGAACTCGACCGCGAGGAGCAGACCCGCGCCGTGACGATCACCAGCAACCTCGGCAATGGCGTCGCCATGCAGGGGGCGCTCGATACGGCACGGCAGATCGCGGCGACCACGCTTGCCCCCGGCTACCGCCTGATCCCGCTCGGCGAGGCGGCGACGCTGGAGGAAACCTCCAGCGGGTTGTCGAAGACCTTCGGCTTTGCCATCGCCATCGTGCTTCTGGTGCTGGCGGCCCAGTTCGAGAGCTTCGTCTCCGCGCTGATCATCATCGCGACTGTCCCCTTCGGCCTTGCCGCCGCCGTCTTCGCCATCCTGCTGACGGGCGGCACGATCAACCTCTACAGCCAGATCGGCCTCGTGATGCTGGTCGGCATCATGGCCAAGAACGGCATCCTCGTCGTCGAGTTCGCCAACCAGCTCCGCGACCAGGGCATGAGCGTTCGCGAGGCCATCGAGGAGGCCTGCCGGGTGCGTCTCAGGCCTGTGATGATGACCATGATCGCCACCATCGTCGGCGCGGTGCCGCTGGTGCTCGCCTTCGGCGCCGGCGCCGAGGCGCGTGTCGCTCTCGGCTGGGTGCTGGTCGGCGGGCTCGGCTTTGCCACGGTCTTCACACTTTTCCTGACCCCGGTCATGTTCCTGCTGCTCGCCCGCTTCTCCAAGCCCCGGGCGACGGGCGAACAACGCCTTGCGAGCGAGCTTGCCGAGGCCGCTACTCTCTCTTCCAAGCCGCCTCGCGAGCCCGAGCCCCCGGCCGCCGGTCTTGCGACTTGA
- a CDS encoding efflux RND transporter periplasmic adaptor subunit yields the protein MAAWKQALVAVCVIVAAATLWVRFDTEAAGRLVGWGVPASVIALVAPEQPTGADAAKAGGPSAAGAGRRGPGGPAPVLTAEVTEAITNDRVRAIGTGEAVKTVKLFPRASGMVTTVGFTAGQKVEGGAVLLQLDDDAEAIALQKAEVTLADAQRKVDRYDRLATGSAVSAVDRETARSELASANLAVRQARLDLDHRIVRAPFAGVLGLSNVEAGDLVTSTTEIATIDDRSRLKVEFRVPETYASDVTLDQQVDATTPSRPGKVFHGTVMAIGSRVEADSRTLPVQAAIENDDDDLRPGMSFLVELHFSGDHFPEVPSVAVQWDKQGTFVWRIQDGVAERVGVTIVERNMTTTLVAGDLKPGDIVVQEGVMRLRPGAKVLDVEAPAATPDNGGGTASPDKVSSESSSLKSPS from the coding sequence ATGGCCGCGTGGAAACAAGCGCTTGTTGCCGTTTGCGTGATTGTTGCCGCCGCGACCCTTTGGGTCCGATTTGACACCGAGGCCGCAGGCCGCCTTGTCGGCTGGGGAGTCCCGGCCAGCGTCATCGCCCTGGTCGCTCCCGAGCAGCCCACGGGCGCCGATGCGGCCAAGGCCGGCGGCCCGTCTGCGGCGGGCGCAGGGCGGCGCGGACCGGGCGGTCCGGCCCCGGTGCTGACCGCAGAAGTCACCGAAGCCATTACCAACGACCGCGTGCGCGCCATCGGCACCGGCGAGGCGGTCAAGACGGTCAAGCTCTTCCCGCGCGCCAGCGGCATGGTCACCACGGTCGGCTTCACCGCCGGCCAGAAAGTCGAGGGCGGCGCGGTGTTGCTGCAGCTCGACGACGACGCGGAGGCCATCGCGCTTCAAAAGGCCGAGGTGACGCTGGCCGACGCACAGCGCAAGGTGGATCGCTACGACCGCCTCGCGACCGGGAGCGCCGTCTCCGCCGTCGACCGCGAAACGGCGCGCTCGGAGCTTGCCAGCGCCAATCTCGCCGTCAGGCAGGCGCGGCTCGACCTCGATCACCGCATCGTGCGCGCGCCCTTTGCCGGCGTCCTTGGCCTGTCCAATGTCGAGGCCGGCGACCTCGTCACATCGACCACCGAAATCGCCACCATTGACGACCGCAGCAGACTGAAAGTCGAATTCCGGGTGCCGGAAACCTATGCGTCCGACGTCACGCTCGATCAGCAGGTCGACGCGACGACCCCGTCGCGTCCCGGCAAGGTCTTCCACGGAACGGTGATGGCGATCGGCAGCCGCGTCGAGGCCGACAGCCGGACGCTGCCGGTTCAGGCCGCGATCGAAAACGACGACGACGATCTCAGACCTGGCATGTCCTTCCTGGTCGAACTGCACTTTTCGGGCGACCATTTTCCCGAAGTCCCCTCGGTCGCGGTCCAGTGGGACAAGCAAGGCACCTTCGTCTGGCGCATTCAGGACGGCGTGGCCGAGCGCGTCGGCGTGACGATCGTCGAGCGCAACATGACGACGACGCTCGTCGCCGGCGACCTCAAGCCGGGCGACATCGTGGTGCAGGAAGGCGTGATGCGACTGCGCCCCGGCGCCAAGGTTCTCGATGTCGAGGCTCCGGCGGCGACGCCGGACAACGGCGGGGGGACGGCCAGTCCCGACAAGGTCTCCAGCGAGAGCTCGTCTCTCAAGTCGCCGAGCTGA
- a CDS encoding TylF/MycF/NovP-related O-methyltransferase, whose translation MDIKGLSEDKAWDYENGYYWFSPYNRMAKQIAHWELYKRILGLPGHVVELGVYKGSSLIRWCTFREMLENAHARKIVGFDAFGRFPVAEDATRDDETFIQRFETAGGDGLSVEELQHVLALKGFANVDLVAGDVIEQVPAYLAANPHLRIALLHLDMDVETPTAFALEALWDRVVEGGVVIIDDYNAVAGATNAVDAFCRARGITKIEKTPYYTVPSFIVKSTT comes from the coding sequence ATGGACATCAAGGGACTGAGCGAAGACAAGGCCTGGGACTACGAAAACGGCTACTACTGGTTTTCGCCCTATAACCGCATGGCCAAGCAGATCGCCCACTGGGAGCTCTACAAGCGCATCCTCGGGCTGCCGGGCCATGTCGTCGAGCTTGGCGTCTACAAGGGCAGCTCCCTGATCCGGTGGTGCACCTTCCGCGAAATGCTGGAGAACGCCCATGCCAGGAAGATCGTCGGCTTCGACGCCTTCGGGCGCTTTCCAGTCGCCGAGGATGCCACCCGCGACGATGAGACGTTCATCCAGCGCTTCGAGACCGCCGGCGGCGACGGGCTCTCGGTGGAGGAACTCCAGCATGTGCTCGCCCTCAAGGGCTTTGCCAATGTAGACCTCGTCGCCGGCGACGTGATCGAGCAGGTGCCGGCCTATCTGGCGGCCAATCCGCATCTGCGGATCGCCCTCCTCCATCTCGACATGGACGTGGAGACGCCGACGGCCTTCGCTCTGGAAGCCCTGTGGGACCGTGTGGTCGAGGGCGGAGTCGTGATCATCGACGACTACAATGCCGTGGCCGGCGCGACGAATGCGGTCGATGCCTTCTGCAGGGCGCGCGGCATCACGAAGATCGAGAAGACGCCCTACTACACCGTGCCATCCTTCATCGTGAAGTCCACCACCTGA
- a CDS encoding LysR family transcriptional regulator, translated as MSHPDWDHLRVFLAVARAGQILGAANRLGLNHATVGRQITALETSLGTALIERHSTGCTLTPAGERLRSSTEEMEAEFLRVQSDLSGAAESVSGTVRVGAPDGIGNYFLAPALSSLASRHPDLVVELAPLPRTFSLSRREADIAISLDRPAHGKLIVKKLTDYTLSVYATKTYLAARGEPASLDDLAGHVVISGIEELSYSSALRYSEALTRTAGMQFSCASISGQLEAIRSGNGIGIVHDYVANGMPDLVRLLPDVRFRRTYWIISHADTHQSRRIAAVYRFIVDRISATRAIFDADS; from the coding sequence ATGAGCCATCCCGACTGGGACCATCTGCGCGTGTTTCTCGCCGTTGCGCGGGCCGGTCAAATTCTCGGCGCCGCGAACCGGCTCGGCCTCAATCACGCCACCGTCGGGCGCCAGATCACGGCCCTTGAAACGTCGCTCGGGACGGCGCTGATCGAACGCCATTCGACGGGCTGCACGCTGACGCCGGCCGGCGAGCGCCTGAGATCCAGCACGGAGGAAATGGAAGCGGAGTTCCTGCGCGTGCAGTCGGATCTGTCGGGCGCCGCAGAGAGCGTCAGCGGCACGGTGCGCGTCGGCGCCCCCGACGGCATCGGCAACTACTTCCTGGCACCGGCCCTCTCCAGCCTTGCCAGCCGGCATCCTGATCTCGTCGTCGAGCTTGCGCCCCTGCCCCGCACCTTTTCGCTGTCGCGCCGCGAGGCCGACATCGCGATCAGCCTCGACCGGCCGGCGCACGGGAAACTGATCGTCAAGAAGCTGACCGACTATACGCTGAGCGTCTATGCGACGAAGACCTACCTGGCCGCGCGCGGCGAGCCGGCCAGCCTCGACGATCTTGCCGGCCATGTGGTCATTTCCGGCATCGAGGAGCTTTCCTATTCCAGCGCCCTGCGCTATTCGGAAGCCCTGACCCGGACGGCCGGCATGCAGTTTTCCTGCGCCAGCATTTCGGGACAGCTCGAAGCCATCCGCAGCGGCAACGGCATCGGCATCGTCCACGACTATGTCGCGAACGGCATGCCGGACCTCGTGCGGCTGCTGCCGGACGTGCGCTTCCGCCGCACATACTGGATCATCAGTCACGCCGACACCCACCAGAGCCGGCGGATCGCCGCGGTCTATCGCTTCATCGTGGACCGTATCTCCGCGACCCGGGCGATCTTCGACGCGGACAGCTGA
- a CDS encoding tetratricopeptide repeat protein yields the protein MAPKRRKQPVNNFANVVAGQAGSAVSPGNKQRLVQTLERALIDHKAGRLDAAKVGYEKALKVAPKHGDALHLLGLLVRRQGDTVRSLELITKAIEARPNVAPYYSSRGGVYADLEDFDLARADFLKAIEIDDQHPEFWLRLARIEARAENLREALNAVNKSLDLKADNAEAIQTKAHIFTLMKNYTKALEQYQAVQALRPDERKPLRDVIACMVLLKQNLEAIDVIEEALARYPDDLEFLNFLASCFVQLGLFEEARQVIEIIPLEKRDAAVLITDTLIDMAENRFEDAYRKMMPIHLADPDQDNIAWNLSLINLAMGNLEAGWDLYDRRLKVENIGVRVIKLPLPFWDGTPQPGAKLVIWSEQGVGDTIRMIALMRQVVPLVGSVTIACDARLTGLVKRSVPAVEAIPVDQLRTTFEDYDLQLSLGSLSTFFRRREEDFNIDPRYLVPDARRRLAFAQTAARLGPNLIVGICWRSRNTQGLRNHYYLDLKELAPIIATPGVSVINAQYNCQIPELEEFYNQTGLVVHSLPDLDQKQDIDGSVSLIDCCDLVITANTVVGDVAGGLGLPCWRFGGLQDAFLLGRDNPPWNPTTTFFPIYGERRPRDIIPELCHRLEAFRDSFDPSTQRVATILREAGDAPSAPAPGETFQIHADAPTLSWD from the coding sequence ATGGCGCCCAAGAGAAGAAAGCAGCCCGTCAACAACTTCGCCAATGTCGTTGCCGGCCAGGCCGGCTCGGCTGTCTCGCCCGGAAACAAGCAGCGTCTGGTCCAGACCCTCGAGCGCGCCCTGATCGACCACAAGGCCGGCCGGCTCGATGCGGCCAAGGTCGGCTATGAAAAGGCCTTGAAGGTCGCTCCCAAGCATGGCGATGCGCTGCACCTGCTCGGACTTCTGGTGCGCCGGCAGGGCGACACCGTCAGGTCGCTGGAGCTGATCACCAAGGCCATCGAGGCCCGCCCCAATGTCGCGCCCTACTATTCGTCCCGCGGCGGCGTCTACGCCGACCTGGAGGACTTCGATCTTGCGCGCGCCGATTTCCTCAAGGCCATCGAAATCGACGACCAGCATCCGGAATTCTGGCTGCGGCTAGCCCGGATCGAGGCGCGTGCGGAGAACCTCAGGGAAGCGCTCAACGCCGTCAACAAGTCGCTGGACCTCAAGGCGGACAACGCGGAGGCCATACAGACTAAGGCGCATATCTTCACGCTGATGAAGAACTACACCAAGGCGCTTGAGCAGTATCAGGCCGTCCAGGCCCTGCGGCCCGACGAGCGCAAGCCGCTGCGCGACGTCATCGCCTGCATGGTGCTCCTGAAGCAGAATCTCGAGGCGATCGACGTCATCGAGGAGGCGCTGGCCCGCTATCCCGACGACCTGGAGTTCCTGAACTTCCTCGCCTCCTGTTTCGTCCAGCTCGGTCTCTTCGAAGAGGCCAGGCAGGTCATCGAGATCATTCCGCTGGAAAAGCGCGACGCCGCGGTGCTGATCACCGACACGCTCATCGACATGGCGGAGAACCGGTTCGAAGACGCCTACCGCAAGATGATGCCGATCCACCTAGCCGATCCGGATCAGGACAACATCGCCTGGAACCTCTCGCTCATCAATCTGGCGATGGGCAACCTGGAGGCCGGCTGGGATCTCTATGATCGCCGGCTGAAGGTGGAGAACATCGGCGTGCGCGTCATCAAGCTGCCGCTGCCCTTCTGGGACGGCACGCCGCAGCCAGGGGCGAAACTCGTCATCTGGTCGGAACAGGGCGTCGGCGACACGATCCGCATGATCGCGCTGATGCGTCAAGTGGTCCCGCTGGTCGGGTCGGTGACGATTGCCTGCGATGCCCGGCTCACCGGCCTCGTGAAGCGCTCCGTTCCGGCTGTCGAGGCCATTCCGGTCGATCAGCTGCGGACGACCTTTGAGGACTACGACCTGCAGCTCTCGCTCGGCAGCCTGTCGACCTTCTTCCGGCGCCGGGAAGAGGACTTCAACATCGATCCGCGCTACCTCGTGCCGGACGCGCGGCGGCGCCTGGCCTTCGCCCAGACGGCGGCGCGGCTCGGCCCCAACCTCATCGTCGGCATCTGCTGGCGCAGCCGCAACACCCAGGGCCTGCGCAATCACTACTATCTGGACCTCAAGGAACTGGCGCCGATCATCGCCACGCCCGGCGTCTCGGTGATCAACGCCCAGTATAACTGCCAGATCCCGGAGCTTGAGGAATTCTACAACCAGACGGGACTGGTGGTGCACTCCCTGCCCGACCTCGACCAGAAGCAGGACATCGACGGCTCGGTCTCGCTGATCGACTGCTGCGACCTCGTCATCACCGCCAACACGGTGGTCGGCGACGTCGCCGGCGGGCTCGGCCTGCCTTGCTGGCGCTTCGGCGGCCTGCAGGACGCCTTCCTGCTCGGCCGGGACAACCCGCCGTGGAACCCGACGACGACCTTCTTCCCGATTTACGGCGAGAGGAGGCCGCGCGACATCATTCCCGAGCTTTGCCACCGGCTGGAAGCCTTCCGCGATTCCTTCGATCCGTCCACGCAGCGGGTCGCGACGATCCTGCGGGAAGCAGGAGATGCGCCGTCAGCGCCTGCGCCGGGAGAGACGTTCCAGATCCACGCCGACGCGCCGACGCTGTCCTGGGATTGA
- a CDS encoding sulfite exporter TauE/SafE family protein codes for MTFPDPGLLLAAELAAVFVGMSKGGLPVMGMLGVPVLSLAMSPVTAAALLLPIYIVSDVVGLYLYRREFSGRNLKILLPFALIGVAIGWATASIISERWVTLLIGLLSLAFCIDSWLKRKRTLPPRPADIPRGAFWGTIAGFTSFISHSGGPPYQMYVLPQKLPKMVFAGTSTILFAIINWAKLLPYCALGEFSSDNMEVAALLVPVALISTYAGYRLTRILPEELFFRIILGALFLISLELIYKGLAG; via the coding sequence ATGACCTTCCCAGACCCCGGACTTCTCCTGGCCGCCGAGCTTGCGGCCGTTTTCGTGGGAATGTCGAAGGGCGGGCTTCCGGTCATGGGCATGCTCGGCGTTCCGGTTCTCTCGCTCGCCATGTCCCCGGTCACCGCGGCCGCTTTGCTGCTGCCGATCTATATCGTCTCCGACGTCGTCGGCCTCTATCTCTACCGGCGGGAGTTCAGCGGCCGAAACCTCAAGATCCTGCTGCCCTTCGCGCTGATCGGCGTTGCCATCGGCTGGGCGACGGCCTCGATCATCTCGGAGCGCTGGGTGACCCTTCTCATCGGCCTTCTCAGCCTTGCCTTCTGCATCGACAGCTGGCTGAAGCGCAAACGGACGCTTCCGCCGCGCCCGGCCGATATTCCGCGCGGTGCCTTCTGGGGGACCATCGCGGGCTTCACCAGCTTCATCTCCCATTCCGGCGGGCCGCCCTACCAGATGTATGTGCTGCCGCAGAAGCTGCCGAAGATGGTGTTCGCCGGCACGTCGACCATTCTCTTTGCCATCATCAACTGGGCGAAGCTGCTGCCCTACTGTGCCCTTGGCGAGTTCAGCAGCGACAACATGGAAGTCGCCGCGCTCCTCGTTCCTGTCGCGCTCATTTCGACCTATGCCGGCTACCGGCTGACGCGCATCTTGCCGGAAGAACTCTTCTTCCGGATCATCCTCGGCGCGCTCTTCCTGATTTCGCTGGAACTCATCTACAAGGGGCTGGCCGGCTGA